One Amycolatopsis thermophila DNA segment encodes these proteins:
- a CDS encoding GerMN domain-containing protein — MKARWMLLLAVLVLAGCGVRPTEPVAAGEAPVGVASGPMLFFVRDGKVRPVIRETGRLGTATGAVALLLGGPTAAESGAGYTTELPPATVGASVSVMQEGVVTVSLAPSPVYLSRTATEQLVCTVVAVEAQLGASASGVGVRIAGGGPTVSLQQTGNAMRCPVIP; from the coding sequence GTGAAGGCGCGGTGGATGCTGCTGCTCGCGGTGCTGGTGCTCGCCGGGTGCGGGGTGCGGCCGACCGAGCCGGTGGCGGCCGGGGAGGCGCCGGTGGGCGTGGCGAGCGGTCCCATGCTGTTCTTCGTGCGCGACGGGAAGGTGCGGCCGGTGATCCGCGAGACCGGGCGCCTGGGCACGGCGACCGGTGCGGTCGCCCTCCTCCTCGGGGGTCCCACGGCGGCGGAGTCCGGTGCCGGCTACACCACCGAGCTGCCGCCCGCGACGGTCGGCGCCTCGGTGAGCGTGATGCAGGAGGGGGTCGTGACCGTGTCGCTCGCCCCGTCCCCGGTGTACCTCAGCCGGACGGCGACCGAGCAGCTGGTGTGCACCGTGGTCGCGGTCGAAGCGCAGCTGGGGGCGAGTGCGTCCGGCGTCGGCGTGCGGATCGCGGGCGGCGGGCCGACCGTGAGCCTGCAGCAGACGGGCAATGCCATGCGGTGCCCGGTCATCCCCTGA